Within the Scomber scombrus chromosome 4, fScoSco1.1, whole genome shotgun sequence genome, the region CTGGAGAAATACACTTACATAAACCCTATGACTCTCTTACAGGGTGACAGTTAAAAAGGTGAGTGACGCtgttaaatgaaacatttctgaaTGAAAAGTCATTTGGGGTAGACAGTGAGTGGTTGCGCTGACGCACAGGGAGTAGGGAATGATGCTGAAGGGGGGGTGAGATGATGTGTGGATGGGTGGTTGGGTGGTGGGTGGTGGGTGGTTGTACGAATGGGGGGGACGTGGCTCCATGAGAAAGCAGTGGTACTCATCATCATCTGAAGAGACTTGGATCACCTGGAGATCGGGCGTTTATTCCGGTGGATGTGATGGCTCTCCGTGGTGCGCTTTCCCTTCACCGTTTCATAGCGCGACTCAGTGGTTCAGCCAAGCCGGCGGGATACGGTGAgtctgataaaataaaataaaaactgtattagAGCATGTGAAGTTAGTTATTTTTTCTAATTGATAGGTCATCTTCATAATTATTTCTAATTCAATTGTTGCGTTTCTTCATTTGCTGACCGTTCTGGTAATGCAGACTTTGGCTGaatctctttgtttgtttgttaacaaCTGTGCGGATTTTGGAGACAAAGGAGAGACAGATTTTGTTATATATTGTGCGGGAATAAGTCAAGAAACAAAGCGCTGCGCGTGTTATAATTCcatttataataaattataacTGTGCATTGTAATTTTGAGTTGCATCTCGTCAGACGGGCTATTCTGAACGTTTATAATTGTCTTCCTAATCTGCGGAAGTTGCCCAACTTGAAATAATAACGCTCATCTTAAAATAGTTGGTTTATATGATGCTATTTcggttgtttttaaatatctaaACGTAAGTCTCCTGATATATGAGTGCAGTGCCATCCTTTGACTCTcgaatgaaaaaaatgttctaaTAATCAAAATGTACTTTATGTAGAAAATGCACAGTGATGTCTTATGTCTATTGACCGTCACAGGTGCCAATAAGTCCCTGCCTCTATCATTTTATTTAGGTGGATGTCATACAGACTGTCCGGTCATGCACTGTGGCCATGAATGTTTACTCCTGGCCAATTAAAAATAATGGGCATGAAGTGGCTGCATGTCCTGGACTGTCCTCAACAGTTATTGTCCAACCTTCAGCAGCTGCTGCACATTAACATCGTTAACACATTGTTGCGTCTGCTTGGAAAACAGCCAAGAACACAAATCCTGTTTGTAGATGTTCGTGACAGTGAATGTGCACATACTACATGCCCTTAAGCAAGGCACATAACCTCCAGCTACCTCAGTAGGTTATATATCTACTTCAGTACGCCTGCTCTTTCACTGGGCAGCCCCCACTGTAAGATGTGTGTGACTCTGTATGAATATTAAACAGATCGATGCTGGAAAAGAGCCTTTAACCACTGTGCATTACTTTACTGGATCTGGATCTATCTCCATCCATACTCCTCAAACTCATACAAATTAGTGAAATCAACTGGACTTTTATCAGCAGCCCAATGAAATAAACTTCAGTTCCATTCTATCTTAATTATTAATACTTACAGAATCAActgaattaatcaattaaattagGTTTGTTAAGCAAAGTTGTACGCTGATTGGAAATCTTCCTAACCTGTAATTGGATCAGCTCTTAAGAAATATGTCTTTCTTGTAGTTTGATGTGatataaatgaagaaaagaaagctaACCACAATGATCATCAGTTGCCACTTAGTCCCATTCTCTACTTTTTATTGTGAGCAGCGGCAGATGTCACACCATCATTATACTAGCACTAAATGTCTGGTAACTAAACACTGTAATTATTATAGTTGAGCTGACCATAAACCCTTTTACTACCGTGAGAATACATAGAATAGGAGAGCAAATCATGACTAAATGGATCCACAACTAACGAGTAACTTTCTCCTGTTCAATTAATGCAGTTTGTGTCgtagaaaaatgaaacaatttaaATGCAGCAGggacacttaatattttgaggtGAGGTAACTTAATCCCCctactgtataaaatgatgaCAGTGTAATGAGCTCCTGTGGATAAGTATGTATCTCTTACTTTCATAATTTCCTTAGAGGCATTATTACCTCCTCCCTCTATTTGAGTGGGTGGAAGAAGCTCTCAGGTGCTGGTTTATGGTTGGCACTGAAAGCAGGCTTTGTCGCACCAAGCCGACACTGGAAGAATGTACAGGAATTTCAAGTCTGATCCATCAAACATGCTAAGCAGCTGTACACCCAGTGTGGAGATTTGTgagaagcagaggaaaaggtCAGGTACTGGTTAATAGTGTAATGCTTAATGCTTCCGCCTTAAGCATTGTTAAGCATGTTTGACCCCAGCGTTGTTGTGTAAACTCAGGGACAtctgaaaaagaacaataatagatagatagatagatagatagatagatagatagatagatagatagatagaaagaaagaaagaaagaaagaaagaaagaaagaaagaaagaaagaaagaaagatacaGGACAACTCAGATGAACTTTTAATTTAGTCACAAATAAAGCAGCTTAACAAAATCCCCAAATCGTCAACATGGCCGCACTACTTTTACTTGTCCCATCTAATCTACATTTAGTTAAGGAACATGGCCATTACAAATGTCGGTAATCTGCATAGACAAGATTATTTTCACATCTGTCCAACTGGAGGAGTTTGTGTTGAACTAAGACATTGTTTTGAAGTCAGAACATTCAAAGTGAAATTAATTCAATGAAGATGGGGCAGTTCAGGCCAAAGTAGgcacaaaaatgtatgtaagacaTCCTCGTGAACCATTCTCATCCGTTATCTCTTAGCATAGCTTTGTTTAGCATAAAAAATGCAAGCAAGCAGAGGTAATAAAGTTTAAGTGCCGGCACCTCCAAAGCTCACTAATAGGATACATCTCACTtgtttaatatatacaaaaatgtaagtataaaaatgacagtttgtggttttattgAGAGTCAAATGCTTGTCCAGGCTAGGGTCACTCTGGAGATGCTGGTAGGAGAGAGTTAAACTAGCTGTTTCCTTCTGTTACCAGCCTTTacgctaagctaagctaagctaagctaaccaaaccaaaccaaacaaactGCTGATAACGGCTTCATGTCAATGTTctctgaaagcaaaaaaaaagcatatttctaAAAATCTATTCCTTTAAAACCATTTTAAGGTAAAGGCTCAACATTGTTACacctgaatacacacacataagttAATATATGTAACTGTAACACTGTGTATTGCTTTGACCTCCACCTGTATAGAGGCCACAGTGTGATATTGATTTGTTTAGCGGAGGGATTAAAAGTGAGGTCAGGCCTATCTTGATGTGGGTCAGTTGAAGATCATTTTAGCACTACAATACAGCCATAAAACCCACAGGTCCTGTGTCTGAGGCTGGTTCATTGCTTGCTCTCCAGCTATTCTGGTTTGGTTCAATGCCATCTGAAGTTTTAATTATGTGATGTTTCCCAGACGATTCAGTGAAGCAGGCGACTGGTCAGTCCTGATATCGGTTTCTTTATTCTTCAACCTCACATTGTGTTTAGTCGATATGCAAGAGATGAGGCTGCGGTCACATTGATCTGACAGCATCTGCTGACAGCAACCGCGGCTCAAACTCTGTCTCTCGCCCACAGTCTTGATGGATCTGAGCAGCAGTAatatggaaaagaaaaacaaaacgcTGCAAAGTGTAACAATAGATATACAAGGATGaatgcttttctgttttttactgtACATGATGGATGCATCAATTTCACTCAAAGCAGattcttctgtctctgttttcaaAGGCACTGGATACTGTTGCTGTGTTGAAGCTGAAATTGCCCCTGCATTCAACAGGAGGAACCTGGATGTTAACTACTGATCACCTACCATCTTAtccaaaaaagtattttctctCACTACAGTTCTTAAAAATATGGACTTTGTCAACAAACTGCAGTTCATTGAACATGCCAAGATTTTTTTAGATGTGTACATTCGTCTCTCAGCAGTATAATAATGcaattttaaaagtgttttcgTTCCAGCTGCATAATAGCACTCAATTTTAACATCAgaaacattttcaagatggaTTACCTGATTCTAGCAAAGTAGGTTTCATCTGCATACATTATGCTTCTCTCGCTGTACTTCTGCATGCAtcctgtagttttatttttcttgatgCATTGCCAACATAATGGCTCATTTGCCCGAGGCATCATCATTCAAATTATGTTTTGACAAGACAGACTTAATGTGATCATTACTCTAATGGCTTTTATGAGAATGCCCTGATGTCCCCTTTCTTGTGTAGTGAACTTAAAAAGATTTGTGTTTCAGTCTACCTCTGCTGCACAGGACAGTGTCAAGCATTCACATAGTATTGGGACAGATGGTTCCTGTGCTGGACAATATGACCCCAACTCCTCTGACTCAGAACTGCTCCAACTGCACTCAGGTGTTAGTGCCAGAGCTCAACGTTGTCAAAGCTGTGGTTTTGGGCTTGGTGCTAGGTGGCTTCATCATGTTTGGAGTTGTGGGAAACATCCTGGTAATCCTCTCGGTAGTTTGCCATAGACACCTGCGGACAGTGACAAATTATCTCATAGTTAATCTGGCAGTGGCAGACCTGCTTCTGAGCTCCACTGTACTACCCTTCTCTGCCATTTTAGAGATCCTGGATCGCTGGGTGTTTGGACGAGTCTTCTGTAATGTTTGGGCAGCTGTGGATGTGCTTTGCTGCACTGCCTCCATCATGAGCCTCTGTGTGATCTCTGTGGACCGCTACATTGGAGTGAGTTACCCTCTGCGTTACCCGGCAATAATGACAAAGCGCAGGGCGCTGTTGGCAGTGATGCTGCTGTGGGTGCTGTCTATCATTATATCCATTGGACCATTGTTTGGCTGGAAAGAGCCAGCACCAGAAGATGAGTCCATCTGCAAGATCACAGAGGAGCCAGGTTACGCTATATTCTCTGCTGTGGGTTCTTTCTACCTCCCTCTGTCCATCATACTGGTCATGTACTGTAGGGTTTATGTGGTAGCTCACAGAGAGAGTCAAGGTCTGAGAGAGGGCCAAAAGACAGAGAAGTCAGACTCAGAGTTTGTGATTCTCAGGATACATCGAGGCAACACAACTGCATCAGATGATGAGGCCCTTCGCAACCGCAC harbors:
- the adra1aa gene encoding adrenoceptor alpha 1Aa; this translates as MVPVLDNMTPTPLTQNCSNCTQVLVPELNVVKAVVLGLVLGGFIMFGVVGNILVILSVVCHRHLRTVTNYLIVNLAVADLLLSSTVLPFSAILEILDRWVFGRVFCNVWAAVDVLCCTASIMSLCVISVDRYIGVSYPLRYPAIMTKRRALLAVMLLWVLSIIISIGPLFGWKEPAPEDESICKITEEPGYAIFSAVGSFYLPLSIILVMYCRVYVVAHRESQGLREGQKTEKSDSEFVILRIHRGNTTASDDEALRNRTHFALRLLKFSREKKAAKTLGIVVGCFVLCWLPFFLVLPIGSIFPAYRPSDTVFKITFWLGYFNSCINPIIYPCSNQEFKKAFQSLLGVHCLRVNPRPNNHHHMGAVQTQTQGHNQPLNLSLDNRGTPCRLSPSSSMALSRTPSSRDSREWRVFSSGPTGGSGPAETSRAKVAKFCSKSFQRTCCCILSDGTSPQESNCAHPPQAGNLPTIKIHQLSLSEKGEPV